The Gordonia terrae genome contains the following window.
AAGAGGCCCGTGCGCAGGCCCGCGCCGCGGGGAAGTCCGTCGGTCGGGGTCGGGCGTCGCCGGTGCGTCGGGTACCGCGGGGATCCCAGGGTCGCCGGCGCTGGTCCGGCTCCGGACCCGATGCGCGGGATCCGCAGCCGTTCGGCAGGCTCGTCGGAGGTCTGGCGAAAGAACGCGGCTGGCAGGAGAAGATCGGCGAAGGCACCCTGTTCGGCATGTGGGAGCAGATCGTGGGTTCCGACATCGCTGCACACGCGAAGCCGGTTGCACTGCGCGACAACGTACTCCACGTCCAAGCCGAGTCCACGGCATGGGCGACCCAACTCCGTTACGTCCAGTCGCAGATCCTCGCCAAGATCGCGGCCGCCATCGGCAACGGCCAGGTCACCTCGTTGCGGATCAGCGGCCCGAAGGGGCCGTCGTGGCGCAAGGGCGAGCGGCATGTGCGAGGCCGGGGCCCGCGCGACACCTACGGCTGATGCGTCGCTAGCAGAGTCGCCGGCACTTTACTAGTTGCTGAGCCTCGTGGGCCGTTTTACATCCCCAAGCCACGATCGACCCGGGATGAAGCCAAGAAAATCGATCTGAGGGCCTGTTAGCGGCCCCGGATGCGCGTTCCAGGGCGAGTCAGGCAGTACACTGTGGGGAGTTGTCCCGACAGGGGTGCACAACAACAGACAGACAGCGCCTCCAGGCTACCCGGATCCACACACCGGGTATCCCTGTGCGCGTAGCCGCCGTGTGCCCCGTCGAGAAGGATCGACGACGGATCGGAGACCCCCTGATCCGTCGATGAGCAGAACAGGAGCGGACGCACCTCGTGGCCGACACCAGCGACACCGGACCGAAGAAGAACAAGAAGAAGCCGTCAGAGTATGGCGCCGATTCGATCAACATCCTCGAAGGTCTGGAAGCCGTCCGCAAACGGCCCGGCATGTACATCGGATCCACCGGTGAACGAGGCCTTCACCACCTGATCTGGGAGGTCGTCGACAACTCCGTCGACGAGGCGATGGCCGGTTTCGCCTCTCGGGTCGACGTGACGCTCCTCGCCGACGGCGGTGTGCAGGTCGTCGACGACGGTCGTGGCATCCCGACCGGCATGCACCGGACCGGCGTGCCGACCGTCGAGGTCGTCATGACCCAGCTGCACGCCGGCGGCAAATTCGACTCCGACGCCTACGCGGTGTCCGGTGGTCTGCACGGTGTCGGCATCTCGGTGGTCAACGCGTTGTCCACCAAGGTCGAGCTGGAGATCCAGAACGACGGCTACAACTGGGAGCAGACCTACAGCTACGCCAAGCCGGGCGCCCTGGAGCAGGGGAGCGCGACGCGCAAGACCGGCACCACCGTCCGGTTCTGGCCGGACCCCGAGATCTTCACCGAGACCACGCGATTCAACGCCGAGACGGTCGCGCGTCGACTGCAGGAGATGGCGTTCCTGAACAAGGGCCTCACCATCACGCTGACGGATCAGCGCCCGCAGGCCGTCGAGCCGCCGGGTGATGCCGACGGCGACGAGGACGGCGGCAGCACCGAGGCCGCCGAGGTCGTGAAGTCCGAGGAGGAGAAGGCTGCTGCGGCGGCCAAGCCGAAGACCCGCACGTACCACTACCCCGACGGACTCGTCGACTACATCAAGCATCTCAACCGCACCAAGCAGTCGATCCACAACACGGTGATCGGATTCAACGCCAAGGGTGACGGCCACGAGGTCGAGATCGCGATGCAGTGGAACGCCGGCTACTCCGAGTCGGTCCACACCTTCGCCAACACCATCAACACCCACGAGGGCGGCACCCACGAAGAGGGGTTCCGCGCGGCGCTGACCAGCACGGTCAACAAGTACGCGCTGGACAAGAAGCTGCTCAAGGAGAAGGACGGCAAGCTCACCGGTGATGACATCCGCGAGGGTCTCGCGGCGGTCATCTCGGTGAAGGTCTCCGACCCGCAGTTCGAGGGCCAGACCAAGACCAAGCTGGGCAACACCGAGGTCAAGGGCTTCGTCCAGCGGACCTGCAACGAGCACCTGGGTCACTGGTTCGAGGCGAATCCGGCCGAGGCCAAGATCATCGTGAAGAAGGCCGTCGACTCGTCGCAGGCGCGCATGGCCGCACGCCGCGCGCGCGAGATGGTGCGTCGGAAGACCGCCACCGACATCGGCGGTCTCCCCGGCAAGCTCGCCGACTGCCGCAGCAACGACCCGACCAAGTGCGAGGTCTACATCGTGGAGGGCGACTCGGCCGGCGGCAGCGCCAAGTCGGGCCGCGACTCGATGTACCAGGCGATCCTCCCGCTGCGCGGCAAGATCATCAACGTCGAGAAGGCGCGCATCGACCGCGTGCTGAAGAACGCCGAGGTGCAGTCGATCATCACCGCGTTCGGCACCGGCATCCACGACGAGTTCGACATCTCCAAGCTCCGCTATCACAAGATCGTGCTGATGGCCGATGCCGACGTGGACGGCCAGCACATCTCGACGCTGCTGCTGACCCTGCTGTTCCGGTTCATGCGGCCGCTCATCGAGCACGGTCACGTGTTCCTGGCCATGCCGCCGCTGTACAAGCTCAAGTGGCAGAAGTCGGCACCCGAGTTCGCGTACTCCGACCGCGAGCGGGACGGACTGCTCGAGGCCGGCCGGGCGGCGGGCAAGAAGATCAACACCGACGACGGCATCCAGCGCTACAAGGGTCTCGGCGAGATGAACGCCAAGGAACTGTGGGAGACCACGATGGACCCGGCCGTGCGCGTCCTGCGCCAGGTGACCCTCGACGACGCCGCGGCCGCCGACGAACTGTTCTCCATCCTCATGGGTGAGGACGTCGCCGCTCGTCGCAGCTTCATCGCCCGCAACGCGAAAGACGTTCGCTTCCTCGATGTCTGATCGCCAAACGGTTGGCTCCGAGCAGCTGATCCGCACCCGCTGGTTGAGGTGCGAGGCGGCGTCCTGAGGTGCGAGGGACGAGCCTCGAAGGAAGCGCTAGCGACTAGCCTCGAAACCACTGGCAGAAAGAACCGAAATGACTGACACCACTCTGCCGCCCGCCGGCGGTGAAGGCGACCGCATCGAGCCCGTCGATCTCGGGCAGGAGATGCAGAAGAGCTACATCGATTACGCGATGAGCGTCATCGTGGGCCGCGCTCTTCCCGAGGTCCGCGACGGCCTGAAGCCGGTGCACCGCCGGCTCCTCTATGCATCCTTCGACGCCGGGTTCCGGCCGGATCGCAGCTACGTGAAGTCGGCGAAACCCGTTGCGGAGACGATGGGTAACTACCATCCGCACGGCGACACCGCGATCTACGACGCCCTGGTGCGTCTCGCCCAGCCGTGGTCGATGCGGTACCCGCTCATCGACGGTCAGGGCAACTTCGGCTCACGCGGCAACGACGGTGCGGCCGCCATGCGGTACACCGAGGCTCGCCTCACCCCGCTCGCGATGGAGATGTTGCGCGACATCGGCGAGGAGACAGTCGATTTCGTCCCGAACTACGACGGCAAGACGAACGAGCCGACGGTTCTCCCGGCCCGTATCCCGAACCTCCTGATCAACGGATCCGGCGGCATCGCGGTCGGTATGGCGACGAATATGCCGCCGCACAACCTCAATGAGGTTGCCGATGCGGTGTTCTGGGCACTGGAGAACCACGACGCCGACGACGAGACCACTCTCGTGGCGTGCATGGAGTGCATCAAGGGTCCCGATTTCCCCACCGCCGGACTGATCGTCGGCAGCCAGGGCATCAAGGACGCCTACATGACCGGGCGCGGCAGCATCCGCATGCGCAGCGTCGTCGACATCGAAGAGAACAAGGGGACCACCACGCTGGTGGTCACCGAGTTGCCGTACCAGGTCAACCCGGACAACCTCATCCAGTCGATCGCCGAGCAGGTCAACGAAGGAAAACTGAAGGGCATCAGCCGGATCGAGGACCAGTCCTCGGACCGCGTAGGCATGCGCATCGTGGTGACACTGCGCCGCGACGCCGTCGCCAAGGTCGTGCTGAACAACCTGTACAAGCACAGTCAGCTCCAGACCAGCTTCGGCGCCAACATGCTGTCCATCGTCGACGGCGTGCCGCGCACCCTGCGTCTGGATCAGATGATCCGCTACTACGTGGCGCACCAGATCGACGTCATCGTGCGTCGTACCCGGTACCGGTTGCGCAAGGCCGAGGAACGCGCCCACATCCTGCGCGGCCTGGTGAAAGCCCTTGACGCCCTTGACGAAGTGATCGCGCTCATCCGCCGCTCGGCGAACACCGAGACCGCGCGGACCGGCCTGATCGATCTCCTCGACATCGACGAGATCCAGGCCGATGCGATCCTCGCGATGCAGCTGCGTCGCCTGTCGGCCCTCGAGCGTCAGAAGATCGTCGACGAGCTCGCGGAGATCGAACTCGAGATCGCCGACTACAAGGACATTCTCGACAAGCCGGAGCGTCAGCGCGCGATCGTGCGCGACGAGCTCAAGGAGGTCGTCGAGAAGTACGGCGACGAGCGTCGGACCAAGATCATCGCGGCCGACGGCGATGTCAGCGACGAGGACCTGATCGCGCGTGAAGACGTCGTCGTCACCATCACCGAGACCGGGTACGCCAAGCGCACCAAGACCGACCTCTACCGCAGCCAGCGCCGCGGCGGCAAGGGTGTGCAGGGCGCCGGACTCAAGCAGGACGACATCGTCAAGCACTTCTTCGTGTGCTCGACCCACGACTGGATTCTGTTCTTCACCACCCGGGGTCGGGTCTACCGCGCCAAGGCCTACGAGCTGCCCGAGGCGAACCGCACCGCCCGGGGCCAGCACGTCGCCAACCTCCTGGCTTTCCAGCCGGAAGAGCGCATCGCCCAGGTCATCCAGCTCAAGACCTACGAAGACGCGCCCTACCTCGTGCTGGCCACCCGCAACGGTCTGGTGAAGAAGTCGCGACTCGTCGACTTCGACTCCAACCGTTCCGGCGGCATCGCGGCGATCAACCTGCGCGGCGAGGACGAACTGGTCGGGGCCCAGCTGTGCAGCGCCGACGACGATCTGCTCCTGGTCTCGCAGAAGGGACAGTCGATCCGCTTCCACGCCGATGACGAGGCCCTGCGGCCGATGGGCCGACAGACCTCCGGTGTCCAGGGCATGCGGTTCAACACCGACGACACCCTCCTGTCGCTCAACGTCGTCCGCGACGGCACCTACCTCCTGGTCGCGACGTCCGGCGGATACGCGAAGCGAACCGGCATGGACGACTACCCGGTGCAGGGCCGAGGCGGCAAGGGTGTGCTGACCATCGCCCACGATCGCCGCCGCGGCGAACTGATCGGCGCCCTCATCGTCGACGACGACTCGGAGCTCTACGCCATCACCTCGGGCGGTGGTGTCATCCGCACCACGGCGAAGTCGGTGCGCAAGGCCGGTCGCCAGACCAAGGGTGTGCGCCTGATGAACATCGACGAGGGAACGACGGTCATCGCCATCGCCCGCAACGCCGACGAGCCGGACGAGACTGAGGTCTCCTCCTAGGCGTTAGGGTGAAGACCACTGTTTCGCGGCCCGCCTGCAGTCGGCGGGCCGGGGAACAGTGGGTTCGGACCCGGCGCCGAGCGAGCAACGTCAGAACGCCTGAGTGAGGGAATGTCTGTGAGCACACCGAACGAGCCGCATCAGGACCAGAACGGGCGCCCCGCCGGGGGGCCTGGGGGCCCCGGGACCGGTACCCCGACCGGGGGACTGGTGCCGCCCTGGCAGCGCGGACCCGCCGAGGATTCGGCCGCCGCACCGACCGAGACGTTCACTCGTGAGGGCGCGTCACGCCCCGGCGCCGACGGGAACCCGGGCGGCCCGCCGCAGAGCAACCCGGGCGGCCCGCCGCCGCGCGGCGTCGTCACCAACAGCGGCACCGCCGCCGCCAGCATGAGCGGCCAGCAGGCGCCGGTGACCAAGCTCGAGAGTCCGCGCCGACCGGGCGCGGCGACCGCGACCGAGGAGCCCGGCTTCGTCGAGTCACCGACCAGCACGATCGACCGAGGGCACCTGCCGGAGAACGACCTGCCCGATCTGGATCAGATCCACCACACGGCCGACCTGAAACGACCCGAGGCACCGCAGACGCCGCCGGGAGGCAAGTCGGTTCCGCGGTCGGCGCCACGCCAGGTGCTCGCTGCCGGGACCGCGCTGCGCGCGTCGGTGCAGGTGCGTCGGATCGACCCGTGGGCGACGTTCAAGGTCGCGGCGGTCCTGTCGGTGGTCGGCTTCTTCATCTGGATGATCTCCGTGGCGGTGCTGTATCTGATCCTCGACGGCATGGGCGTGTGGGATCAGGTGAACAACAGCTTCGGAACACTCATGGCAGAGGAATCGAGCACGAGTGGTGACGTCATCGGGGCCGGCACCGTCTTCGGCGGTGCGGCCCTCCTGGGGGCCATCAACGCCATCCTGCTGACGGCGCTCGCGACGATCGGCAGCTACATCTACAACATCTGTGCCGACCTCGTCGGCGGCGCCGAGGTGACTCTCGCCGACCTCGACTGAGTGAGCTCCTGACCAGCCGTTTTGTTTGTTGGGGCATCGGTCGGGTAATCTCACTCCTCGGTTCAAGGGCCTATAGCTCAGGCGGTTAGAGCGCTTCGCTGATAACGAAGAGGTCGGAGGTTCAAGTCCTCCTAGGCCCACTGCGACAGATGTTTTTCGGACATCGGAATTCGCATCCCACCGAACCCATCCGGGACGGTACGGGGCCTTAGCTCAGTTGGTAGAGCGCTGCCTTTGCAAGGCAGATGTCAGGAGTTCGAATCTCCTAGGCTCCACCACTTTCACCGAAGGCGACGATGCGGCTCGACGAGCCACTCGTCGCCTTCGGCGTTTCTCTCGATCGCCGACTCTCATCCCAGCCGCACAACAGGCCGGTCACCATGTGGACCGAGGAGATGCAGGATCTCGACGGGGCGTCGCCGGCCGGTCCGGCGTCATCTTTGCAGATTCCGCAAAAGCTCTCGCCGGTCGCGACTGCCGTCGCAGACCATGGACTCCATGAGCATCGGGAACGACGCAGGTGGCGTTGAGGTGGACGAATCGAACGAGCATCTACGAATCCTGCTTCTCGGCGGGCGCGGTGCGGTGGGCGAAGTCGTCGCCCGGGAGCTGGTGGACGCCGGCCATGTCGTGACCGCGACGAGCCGCACGGCAACCGGTGACGCTCGGGTCGATCTACTGGGCAACCTCTCGGAGTTGCGTGGTCTCGTTGCGCGACACGACGTCGTCGTCAATGCCTCGGGGATCGAGCGCCCGGAGCTCGGCACCGCGACCGGACCGACGCCACTGGTCGACATCTCGGCGTCGGGGGCCTACCTCGACGCGCTGCGGGCCGCCGCCGTGGGGCCCGTCGTCCTGGGGGGCCCGTCGTCCTGGGAGCGGGGCTTGCACCGGGCCTGAGCACGATCCTGGCCGCCTCCCTCGACTCGCGCCCGGACGACGACCTCGATGTGCTCGTGATGCTCGGGGCGGGCGAGAAGCACGGCCCGGCGGCGGTCGCCTGGACGGTCGGTCTGGTCGGCACCGACGTCCACCACCCGCCGAAAGGCCGACCGGTGCGCAACCTCGGCGAGACCCGCCGCGCCACCGGACCGGACGGACGCAGCAGGCGCCATCTGCGCGCCGACTTCCCCGACCACGTCCTGCTGGACGACAAGCCCGGCGCGATCCGCTCGTATCTCACCCTCAGCTCGGCACCGATGACCGCGGCGCTGGGTCTGATCGGTCGGGTGCCGGTGTTGCGGAGCACCTTGACGTGGGCGCCTCCCCTCGGGTCGGACGCCTGGCATGTCGTCGCCGAGAACCGGCGGTCCGGTGAACGTCGACACGCCTGCGGTACAGGACAGTCCGAGGCGACAGGTCGGTTGACGGCGCTGGCTGCCATCCGCGCTGCGACAGAGCTGCGCGATTCGTCGCGGACTGCGGTGACGATGGCCGACCTCGTCTCGCTCGACGACGCGCTCGCGGTGATGACGTAGGTCCGCTCCTACGTCGCGGCGTATTCGACGATCGAGACCCCGGTCTCGAAGTCCTGACCACTGACGCGGCGAAACCTCCTGGGCGCGTATCGTCCGCGAGCCATCAGCGGGATTCCGCTGCCGAAGAGCACCGGCTGACGTTTCAGGACGAACCGGTCGATCTCGTCGGCCAGCTGGGTCGCCAGATCGCCACCCCCGCAGAGCCAGATATCCTTTCCCTCAACCTTTTTGAGATCGCGCACGACGTCGAGCGGGTCGCGGTCGGTGAACGTCACACCGTCCACGGGGTCGCGTCGTCGATGGGTGAAGACGTACTGGTCGAGGTGGCGGTACGGGCTCGTGACCTCGGGCAGCCCCGCAGCGTAGGTGCCGGCTCCCATGAGCACGGTGTCGAAGATGCCTGCGCTCTGGTCGATCCCGAGTGCGACGGCGTAGTCGGTCGGGATCGTGTCGGCGAATCTGTCGTTGATCCCGTCCATGTGATCGCCTTCGATGAGAAAGGCGTCGAACTGCCCGTCCGGTCCGGCGATGTACCCGTCGAGACTGACGGCCACGTAGTACACGAGTTCACGCATGTTGTTCCCAATCACTTCAGATGTAGTGATTGCGAAACTACAGCACATGTAGTGGTTGCGCTATCGTTTTCCCATGGCCCGAAATGACGACCGCCGACGCGCGCTTGCCGATGCGGGCCTCGAAGTGCTCGCCGACACCGGCGCCCGCGGGCTCACCCACCGCGCCGTCGATCGTGCCGCCGGCGTGCCTGTCGGTACGACGACGAACTACTTCCGTTCTCGCTCAGCACTTCTGACCGGTCTGGTGGAGCGCATCTATGAGCGGCTGGCGCCGAGTGACGACTTCATCGCCGAACGGGCCGGACGCACACCGACCCGGGAGCTGTTCGCCGAGTACCTCCGCAACATCGTCGAACGTCTGATGGCGAACCGGACCGTCACCATTGCGCTGATCGAACTCCGGCTGGAAGGTATTCGGCGCCCCGAGGTCGCAGAGATCATCGTCGAATGGCGCCGCACCGGATTCGCCGGGGACGTGGCCTTCAACGAGCAGGTGGGCCTGCCGGGAACCGCGCGGGAGATCGCCCTGTTCCACTACGCGGTCGACGGACTCCTCCTCGACCAGTTGACCGGCCCCCTGCTACCGGACGTACCGGTCGACGACATCGTCGATGCACTGGTCGACGGGTTGCTGCCCGGCTGAGATCGCGCCGCCCGGGTCCGACTTCGGGTCGACGATGGCTGGACATCGAACCCGCTACCGTGAACAGGTGGACCGAGACCTGCTCGACGGACGCTACGAGATCCGGGGAGTTCTCGGACGCGGCGGCATGGCAGTGGTCCATGACGGGTGGGACCGGCGACTCCACCGATCGGTCGCCATCAAACTGCTGCGCTCAGAGCCGGACACCGGGACGGTCGCACGGGACCGATTCGCCGCGGAGGCGCGGGCGGCTGCCGCACTCAACCACCCGAACATCGTCGCCGTCCACGATTTCGGCGAGCACGACGGCACGCCGTACATCGTGATGGAACGGCTGAGTGGCACAACGGTCGGCGACCTCATGGTCGGCGGGCCGTTGCCACCCCACCGCGTCGCGGCGATGCTCGACGACGTCCTGGCCGCCCTGCAGGCCGCCCATTCCGCCGGCGTGCTGCACCGCGACATCAAACCCGCGAATCTGCTGATGTCCGGCAACCGGGTGAAGGTGGCCGATCTCGGCATCGCCAAGACCGCCGGGATGGCGCACACGGCGACGGGAGAAGTGGTCGGCACCATCTGCTATCTCAGTCCCGGTCGCGTGTTGGGCCGGGCGGCGACTCCGGCCGACGATCTCTACGCGGCTGCGGTCGTGGCGTACGAGGCGTTGACCGGTCGCCGAGCGTACGACCACGACAACCCTGCCGCCGTGGCGCACGCCATCCTGCACGCGCCACCGCCACCGCTGGCCGACATCCGTCCGGATGTCGCGCCGACACTGCGCGAGACGATCGACCGGGCGATGCGCCCGGGCGACACCGTGCCGTTTCCGAGTGCCGCGGCGATGAGCGCGGCGTTGGCCCGACGGGGCGACCACCCGGGCCGTGACGCGGGGACGAACCGGCTCACGGCGCCGCTGCCGTTGCTGATGCCGCCCGCTGGGGTCCCGTCGGGAACGGCTCCACTTCCGGGTGTGCCGAACCGGTCCCGACGTCGAACGTCGATCGCGGTTCTGGGTGGCGCTGCCGCCCTGCTGGTCGCCCTACTCGTCGCCGTCGTCGTCATCGCCGGCGGATCCGACGACGACACACCTGTTCCGGCGACCCCGAGCTCCCTGCCGGCCGCCGAGTCCTCGGCCACTGAATCCCGTCCGACTCCGCCGAGCACAGTCGACGCGTCCACGCCGATCCCTGTACCGACCGGCGCGACGGAGACCGACGCACCATCGACTGAGCAGGGTCCGGCCGAAAGCGGAGGAAACGGGCGGGGGAACAACGGTGGTGGCAACAGTGGTGGTGGCAACAGCGAGAACAAGGGGAACGGGAAACCGAAGGACGACAAGAACTGACACGCTAACGGTGTCAAACTCCGCAGAAGACTTCGGACCCAGCGGTCTCAGGGTCGAGGCCCCCGACCCTCAGTCGTTCCTCTTCTCCAGGTGCGCGTAGCGACGGCGGAACTTCTCGACCCGGCCGGCGACGTCGGGGATCGTGTTGACGCCGGTGTAGAACGGGTGCGAATCGCTGGTGACGTCGACGGTGATGAGCGGGTACTCGTTGCCGTCGGACCACGTGACGGTCGCCGACGACGTCGCGGTCGAGCGGGTGAGGAACTCCTTGCCCGTTGAACCGTCGCGGATGACGACGGGGTGGTAGTCGGGGTGGATGCCCTTTTTCATGCTGGGTGCCTTTCGGGAGATGGATGAGCGTCAGTTGTCCCGCGGGTCCGAGGCGTCGAGCCCCGGAATCGCGTCCACGGTCGACTCGGCGACGTCGAGGTCGTCGCACGGGTCGGCGTGGAACTGACCGAAGGGATCGTCGAAGGTCGACCAGAATTGCTGTCCCGCGGCGAATTCGACCTCGTTGAGGCACGCGTTCCGCAGTGCCTCCTCGATGTCGGCAGGATCGCCCTGATGAACGAGAGCGACGAGTGACGTGTGGCGGTCGCCGAACGCCTCGTCCCAGCGCAGGGCACCGAGGGCGCGACGTTCGGCGGACACCTCGGCGAGTTCGTCATCGGTCATCGAGGCGAGCCAGGGGCCTCCGTGGGCGACGCGCAGCCCGCCACCGGCCGACTCGAGCCACAGCGCCTCGTCGGGCTGTGTCGCCATCCAGAGCCGCCCGCGCGCACAGACGACCCCGTCGAGCAAGGCGTCGATCGCGTCGTGGAAACGGCCCGGGTGCAGAGGTCGGTCGCTGTGGAACTCGACCCAGGTGACCCCGCAATCGGATTCCAACGGGGGTTCACCGGCGAGGAGCGGGTCGTGCGGACCGTCGATGCGACCCCGCCGTGAACGTGGGGGCACCGCGGCGAGCAACTGCTCGGCGAGGACGGGTGTGATCGGGCGTTGCGGCAGCTCGAACATCATCGGGACGTTCGGTGCGAGCCGCTTGAGGACGGCGACGAGTCGGGCCGACGCCCACGCGTCGCGGAAGGTCGGGTCGCACGCCGCGACCACGAGCGCATCGGCGAAGGCGACCTGTCCGACTGCCACCTGGGCGAGCGTGCGGTCGTCGTCGAGCGCGACGTGCCCGCCCTCGGCGAGCGACAGGTCGCCCGTCGCCGACGTCAGCCAATCCTCCTCGGCGACACACGCAATGGTGAGGTTGACGCGGACGTCGGCGGCCGCCGGGGCGTCGTCGAACCCGGGCATGTCCGCGACGATGACGTTCTCGATCGACCAGGCGACCTGCTCGGGTTCCAGGACGGGATCGAGCGTGAGGACGATCCGGCTCACCGACGGTCGACGATGAAGGCGCCGGAGCAGGGGGAGCAGGTCCTCGCGCAGCGTGCACGAGATGCATCCGTGGGCCAGCTCGACGATGCAGACGTCATGTCGGCTACGCCCGTCGGGTCCCCGCCAGCTGAGGGTCCGGACGACGCGCCCATCCTCCACCTGGG
Protein-coding sequences here:
- a CDS encoding type B 50S ribosomal protein L31; amino-acid sequence: MKKGIHPDYHPVVIRDGSTGKEFLTRSTATSSATVTWSDGNEYPLITVDVTSDSHPFYTGVNTIPDVAGRVEKFRRRYAHLEKRND
- the gyrA gene encoding DNA gyrase subunit A; its protein translation is MTDTTLPPAGGEGDRIEPVDLGQEMQKSYIDYAMSVIVGRALPEVRDGLKPVHRRLLYASFDAGFRPDRSYVKSAKPVAETMGNYHPHGDTAIYDALVRLAQPWSMRYPLIDGQGNFGSRGNDGAAAMRYTEARLTPLAMEMLRDIGEETVDFVPNYDGKTNEPTVLPARIPNLLINGSGGIAVGMATNMPPHNLNEVADAVFWALENHDADDETTLVACMECIKGPDFPTAGLIVGSQGIKDAYMTGRGSIRMRSVVDIEENKGTTTLVVTELPYQVNPDNLIQSIAEQVNEGKLKGISRIEDQSSDRVGMRIVVTLRRDAVAKVVLNNLYKHSQLQTSFGANMLSIVDGVPRTLRLDQMIRYYVAHQIDVIVRRTRYRLRKAEERAHILRGLVKALDALDEVIALIRRSANTETARTGLIDLLDIDEIQADAILAMQLRRLSALERQKIVDELAEIELEIADYKDILDKPERQRAIVRDELKEVVEKYGDERRTKIIAADGDVSDEDLIAREDVVVTITETGYAKRTKTDLYRSQRRGGKGVQGAGLKQDDIVKHFFVCSTHDWILFFTTRGRVYRAKAYELPEANRTARGQHVANLLAFQPEERIAQVIQLKTYEDAPYLVLATRNGLVKKSRLVDFDSNRSGGIAAINLRGEDELVGAQLCSADDDLLLVSQKGQSIRFHADDEALRPMGRQTSGVQGMRFNTDDTLLSLNVVRDGTYLLVATSGGYAKRTGMDDYPVQGRGGKGVLTIAHDRRRGELIGALIVDDDSELYAITSGGGVIRTTAKSVRKAGRQTKGVRLMNIDEGTTVIAIARNADEPDETEVSS
- a CDS encoding DUF721 family protein, yielding MSEDHPSASPDDPIEPAPRPTPPGELGGYERARKALEEARAQARAAGKSVGRGRASPVRRVPRGSQGRRRWSGSGPDARDPQPFGRLVGGLAKERGWQEKIGEGTLFGMWEQIVGSDIAAHAKPVALRDNVLHVQAESTAWATQLRYVQSQILAKIAAAIGNGQVTSLRISGPKGPSWRKGERHVRGRGPRDTYG
- a CDS encoding DUF3566 domain-containing protein, whose amino-acid sequence is MSTPNEPHQDQNGRPAGGPGGPGTGTPTGGLVPPWQRGPAEDSAAAPTETFTREGASRPGADGNPGGPPQSNPGGPPPRGVVTNSGTAAASMSGQQAPVTKLESPRRPGAATATEEPGFVESPTSTIDRGHLPENDLPDLDQIHHTADLKRPEAPQTPPGGKSVPRSAPRQVLAAGTALRASVQVRRIDPWATFKVAAVLSVVGFFIWMISVAVLYLILDGMGVWDQVNNSFGTLMAEESSTSGDVIGAGTVFGGAALLGAINAILLTALATIGSYIYNICADLVGGAEVTLADLD
- a CDS encoding serine/threonine-protein kinase; this translates as MDRDLLDGRYEIRGVLGRGGMAVVHDGWDRRLHRSVAIKLLRSEPDTGTVARDRFAAEARAAAALNHPNIVAVHDFGEHDGTPYIVMERLSGTTVGDLMVGGPLPPHRVAAMLDDVLAALQAAHSAGVLHRDIKPANLLMSGNRVKVADLGIAKTAGMAHTATGEVVGTICYLSPGRVLGRAATPADDLYAAAVVAYEALTGRRAYDHDNPAAVAHAILHAPPPPLADIRPDVAPTLRETIDRAMRPGDTVPFPSAAAMSAALARRGDHPGRDAGTNRLTAPLPLLMPPAGVPSGTAPLPGVPNRSRRRTSIAVLGGAAALLVALLVAVVVIAGGSDDDTPVPATPSSLPAAESSATESRPTPPSTVDASTPIPVPTGATETDAPSTEQGPAESGGNGRGNNGGGNSGGGNSENKGNGKPKDDKN
- a CDS encoding dihydrofolate reductase family protein; protein product: MRELVYYVAVSLDGYIAGPDGQFDAFLIEGDHMDGINDRFADTIPTDYAVALGIDQSAGIFDTVLMGAGTYAAGLPEVTSPYRHLDQYVFTHRRRDPVDGVTFTDRDPLDVVRDLKKVEGKDIWLCGGGDLATQLADEIDRFVLKRQPVLFGSGIPLMARGRYAPRRFRRVSGQDFETGVSIVEYAAT
- the gyrB gene encoding DNA topoisomerase (ATP-hydrolyzing) subunit B, with amino-acid sequence MADTSDTGPKKNKKKPSEYGADSINILEGLEAVRKRPGMYIGSTGERGLHHLIWEVVDNSVDEAMAGFASRVDVTLLADGGVQVVDDGRGIPTGMHRTGVPTVEVVMTQLHAGGKFDSDAYAVSGGLHGVGISVVNALSTKVELEIQNDGYNWEQTYSYAKPGALEQGSATRKTGTTVRFWPDPEIFTETTRFNAETVARRLQEMAFLNKGLTITLTDQRPQAVEPPGDADGDEDGGSTEAAEVVKSEEEKAAAAAKPKTRTYHYPDGLVDYIKHLNRTKQSIHNTVIGFNAKGDGHEVEIAMQWNAGYSESVHTFANTINTHEGGTHEEGFRAALTSTVNKYALDKKLLKEKDGKLTGDDIREGLAAVISVKVSDPQFEGQTKTKLGNTEVKGFVQRTCNEHLGHWFEANPAEAKIIVKKAVDSSQARMAARRAREMVRRKTATDIGGLPGKLADCRSNDPTKCEVYIVEGDSAGGSAKSGRDSMYQAILPLRGKIINVEKARIDRVLKNAEVQSIITAFGTGIHDEFDISKLRYHKIVLMADADVDGQHISTLLLTLLFRFMRPLIEHGHVFLAMPPLYKLKWQKSAPEFAYSDRERDGLLEAGRAAGKKINTDDGIQRYKGLGEMNAKELWETTMDPAVRVLRQVTLDDAAAADELFSILMGEDVAARRSFIARNAKDVRFLDV
- a CDS encoding NAD-dependent epimerase/dehydratase family protein, giving the protein MSIGNDAGGVEVDESNEHLRILLLGGRGAVGEVVARELVDAGHVVTATSRTATGDARVDLLGNLSELRGLVARHDVVVNASGIERPELGTATGPTPLVDISASGAYLDALRAAAVGPVVLGGPSSWERGLHRA
- a CDS encoding TetR/AcrR family transcriptional regulator, whose translation is MARNDDRRRALADAGLEVLADTGARGLTHRAVDRAAGVPVGTTTNYFRSRSALLTGLVERIYERLAPSDDFIAERAGRTPTRELFAEYLRNIVERLMANRTVTIALIELRLEGIRRPEVAEIIVEWRRTGFAGDVAFNEQVGLPGTAREIALFHYAVDGLLLDQLTGPLLPDVPVDDIVDALVDGLLPG